The following is a genomic window from Fundidesulfovibrio putealis DSM 16056.
CGAGTCCTGCGCGTGGCCGTGCCTTTCAGCCGTACCCAATTCTTCTACAACAAGGGGCGTCAGTGCGGGCTGGCGGCAGACGCCATCCGCGAACTGGAGCGCCGCCTGGTCAAGCACCTGCCGCGTAGACGATTCCTGTCGGTGGTCGTCACTCCCATGACCTTCGACAGGCTCCTGCCCTCTTTGCTTGAGGGCAGGGCGGACATCGCCGCCGGGAACATCACCGTGACCGGGGAACGGCTCGAATCAGTCGATTTCACCGTGCCCGTAACGGACTCCATGAACGAGATCGTGGTAACAGGACCCGGTGCTCCGCAGATTGGAAGCCTGGACGATCTGTCCGGTCGGGAGGTTCATGTGAGGGCAGCCACGAGCTACCGGCAGAGCCTCGATACCCTGAACGAGCGTTTTGCTCGTGAAGGCAGGGAACCCGTGAACATCGTCCTGTTGCCGGACGAGCTCCAGGACGAAGACGTGCTGGACATGCTGAATGCGGGACTGATCCAGGTGACTGTCAAGGACGACCGGCTGGTGAACCTCTGGAAGGACTTCCTGCCGCACATTACCCCGCGTCCTGACCTTGTGGTGCGCACGGACGGCGTCATCGCCTGGGCCATCCGCAAGGACAGCCCGAAACTCAAGGCCGTCCTTGACGAGATCATCCCTCACTCCACCGGCAAGGGGCTCCAGAAGGCCATCTATGAGCAGTTCGCGCGGGATGCCCAAAAGATGCGCAACGCCCGCGACGGTGCGGATATGCGCCGCTTCGAGTCGCTGGTCGGCCTGTTCAAGAAGTACGGGAGCCAATACGGTTTCGACAGCTTGTTGCTCATGGCCCAGGGCTACCAGGAGTCCGGGCTGGATCAGAACGCCAGGAGCCCCATGGGAGCCATCGGCGTAATGCAGATCATGCCCTCCACGGGCAGGGAGCTCCGGGTGGGCGACATCCGCCAGGTGGAGCCCAACATCCATGGCGGAGCCAAATATGTGGCCAGGATGATGGATGAGCACTTCAAAAGCACTCCGTTCAACGAGACGAATCGGACCTTGTTCGCTTTCGCCAGCTACAACGCAGGGCCTGACAGGATTGCCCGCGCCCGCAAGCGCGCGGAAGCAGAGGGGCTCGATCCCTCGGTCTGGTTCAACAACGTGGAGTTGGTGGTGGCCAAGACGGTGGGGCAGGAACCCGTGCGGTACGTGCGCAATATCTTCAAGTATTACGTGGCCTACAAACTCGAGGAGGAGGCCCGCGCAAAACGCGACCGGACCATGGAGAAGACGTGATGCTGATATTCGCCGTGTCTGGGCTTATGAGAAGGCGCGCGATGAGGCAGTCGATTGGGTGATGGGTAAAAAGGTAAGGCATGGAGGACGCCACAAGCAATGGCGGCAGCCACTCGTCCATGTTTCGCCATCTCAGCCGGGCTCGTGATGCGAGCGATTGTCGGGAGACCTGGAGATTAAGCCGGAACAGAGTCGGAAATGAAAAAGGGGTCACAGTGTTTTTCACTGTGACCCCTGTTCTCTTGGTGGAGGCGATGAGGATCGAACTCACGACCTCAGCGTTGCGAACGCTTTGGTCCAGTCAATAATTTCAATGGCTTAGATGCTAAATTGTGGTACGGAAATAGCCATTTCCGGGCTATTTTAGGCAGTATTGTGCCACAAAACCATTGACCTCCCTGTGCCTCAGTCATAGTGTCCGGGCATGGCATACCAGCATGGCAACAAGTGGGTGGTCAGTGTCCGCCTTCCCGAAGGCAAGAGCGAAAAGCACCTCTTCAAAAATAAGGAAGAGGCAGAACTATTTCAAGCTCAGTTCAATTACGACAAGAAGACTAATCCGACCAGACGGACTAGACCGATTGCGTCTGATTTGACGTTCAAACAGGTGGCTATAGAATACCTACAAAAGCGGGGGGAATCTTCCCCCGGTGTTATTACTGATATGTTTTACTTAAATGACGTGATAATTCCTATCATTGGCGGGGTTCATGTTAGAGATATGAATGAAAATCACTTTTGGAAGATAGTAAGCGAGTACCAAAAGCCTACTAGGAAAGTGTTTCGCAAAGACAAAGAAAGTGGCAAGCTGATAGATACAGGCATATTTAAGAAGTCTAGCAAGAACTCTTCAATAAACAGACGCATGGATATTGTTGTAGCAATTATGAAGTATGCCTTTAAGCGCGGATATGTTAAGAACTTGATTCCCTGGGATAAGCTTAAAAGCGATGCTGATCTGATTATGCCCCCCTCTCTTGATGAGGCCAAAGCATTACTAGAACATGCGCCAGAGCATTTGAAGAGGGCTATTGCGCTTGCTTCATATACAGGAATACGCCCCGGACCTATCGAGTTATATTGTCTCAAATGGGACCAAATAGACTGGAATCAAAACGCTATATTCGTAAAATCAGCAAAGAAGGGCGGGCTTAAAGTTCGCTCAGTCCCGATCCATCCCCGCTTACTGGAATTGCTGAAGGCATGGAAAGCCCAAGACGGGGAAGGCCAGTTCATTATTCACTTTAGAGGTAAGCCCGTCTCGCACGTTAAACGCGCTTGGGAATCGACCAAGAGGAAGGCCGGGATCACGAGAAGACTTCGCCCGTATGATCTCAGGCATTACTTCGTTACCTCTGCCCTTGGGGCTGGTGGTGATCTCAAGTCGGTTTCTCAGATGGTGGGACACTCTACCCCCACTTTGACCTTGAACACCTACCAGCATGTGATTGATAAGAATAAGGTCGCAGCTATCGCCGGACTTCCCGACTTGGGTTGATCTTGAGTTCAAAAGGAGCCAGCAAATGCGGACAGTTTTTTTCCTACTTCTTCTGGCCTCTGTTGCCCATGCTGCCGAGTCTTCCAGAATTTACGGGAAGGATGGCTCATATAAGGGCTACACTGTTGAGAGGCCCAAAGGCGAGACAAGGGCCTATTCAAAGGACGGCAAATTTGAGGGGAGGAGTGTACAACGCCCAGATGGTTCAAGCCGGATTTACAATGCTCAAGGGAAGCTGGTCGGAACAACCAAGCCCCGGAAGTGATGGCCGCTGAAAATATGTCCGATTGGTCAGCAACGCCCGCCACCATTAACGAAGCCGTTTTCAGTGCAGCCAATTTCCTGAATGACTTGCTGGATAAGTACGAGTCTACTTCGGAAGCATCAGGTTGTTACCTGATGCTAAAAATTGAGGACGTACCCTCTAACACCTTTGCTATTTGGAGGGAGGAGGGCGTAAGTGCCTCGCTAATTTCCAAATTTCTGGGAAAGGGGTGGTCTCTTGAGGCTGTAG
Proteins encoded in this region:
- a CDS encoding tyrosine-type recombinase/integrase, with the translated sequence MAYQHGNKWVVSVRLPEGKSEKHLFKNKEEAELFQAQFNYDKKTNPTRRTRPIASDLTFKQVAIEYLQKRGESSPGVITDMFYLNDVIIPIIGGVHVRDMNENHFWKIVSEYQKPTRKVFRKDKESGKLIDTGIFKKSSKNSSINRRMDIVVAIMKYAFKRGYVKNLIPWDKLKSDADLIMPPSLDEAKALLEHAPEHLKRAIALASYTGIRPGPIELYCLKWDQIDWNQNAIFVKSAKKGGLKVRSVPIHPRLLELLKAWKAQDGEGQFIIHFRGKPVSHVKRAWESTKRKAGITRRLRPYDLRHYFVTSALGAGGDLKSVSQMVGHSTPTLTLNTYQHVIDKNKVAAIAGLPDLG
- a CDS encoding MltF family protein, whose protein sequence is MKRLGRVIAVLAFVLAFSGMPAQAAKGGFKTDTGTYTGDFDEILERRVLRVAVPFSRTQFFYNKGRQCGLAADAIRELERRLVKHLPRRRFLSVVVTPMTFDRLLPSLLEGRADIAAGNITVTGERLESVDFTVPVTDSMNEIVVTGPGAPQIGSLDDLSGREVHVRAATSYRQSLDTLNERFAREGREPVNIVLLPDELQDEDVLDMLNAGLIQVTVKDDRLVNLWKDFLPHITPRPDLVVRTDGVIAWAIRKDSPKLKAVLDEIIPHSTGKGLQKAIYEQFARDAQKMRNARDGADMRRFESLVGLFKKYGSQYGFDSLLLMAQGYQESGLDQNARSPMGAIGVMQIMPSTGRELRVGDIRQVEPNIHGGAKYVARMMDEHFKSTPFNETNRTLFAFASYNAGPDRIARARKRAEAEGLDPSVWFNNVELVVAKTVGQEPVRYVRNIFKYYVAYKLEEEARAKRDRTMEKT